The sequence CCCCCGCGGGCGTCCGGCCTCTCTCCTTCATCGTCCCATCGGGTCCGTCAGCCGACCTCCACCAGCACGTGCCCGTGCCCCGCGGCTTCCTTCGTGCGCCGCACGGCGATCCGCACGTCCATCCCCAGCGCGTTCAGGAACCGAAACAGCCGCTCGACCGAAAAGCCGGACACGTCTCCCCGCGCGACCTTGGAGACGTCCGGCTGCGCGCAGTCCATCACCTCCGCCGCGGCGGACTGCGTCAGGCCGCGGCGCCGGATCTCCTGGTGGATCGCGCGAGAGAGCATCGCCTTCGCGAGCCGCTCCTCCGGGTCCGGCAGCCCGAGGTCCGCGAAGACGTTGCCGCTGCCCTTCTCGATCATCGTCTCGTCCATGGTGCCTCTCACGGGTAGCTCTGCTTGTAGTGCATCTCGGCGGCCTTGTACCGCTCGCGGATCAGCTCGACCTCGTGCTTCGGCGTCGCGATGCCGTGTGTGGACTTCTTCTGGAACGCGTGCAGCACGTAGATCACGTTCCGGAACCGCACCGTGTACACCGCGCGGTACGTGGCGCGGTCATGGTCTTCCACCACCTCCAGGACGCCCGCGCTTCCGAACCCGCTGAGCGGCTTCGCGTTCGGCGGCGTGTCTCCGAACTGCGCGTCGAGGATCGAACGGCCCACCACGTCCTGAACCTGCTCGGGAAACTGCTTCAGGTCCTTCTTGC comes from Longimicrobiaceae bacterium and encodes:
- a CDS encoding helix-turn-helix transcriptional regulator; translation: MRGTMDETMIEKGSGNVFADLGLPDPEERLAKAMLSRAIHQEIRRRGLTQSAAAEVMDCAQPDVSKVARGDVSGFSVERLFRFLNALGMDVRIAVRRTKEAAGHGHVLVEVG
- a CDS encoding type II toxin-antitoxin system RelE/ParE family toxin, which translates into the protein MKLKPVEWVGSSKKDLKQFPEQVQDVVGRSILDAQFGDTPPNAKPLSGFGSAGVLEVVEDHDRATYRAVYTVRFRNVIYVLHAFQKKSTHGIATPKHEVELIRERYKAAEMHYKQSYP